A window from Polynucleobacter sp. MWH-UH25E encodes these proteins:
- a CDS encoding amino acid permease, which produces MALGSTIGVGLFLGSASAIQIAGPSILLGYLLAGIVAFIVLRTLGEMAVHEPVAGSFAAYANTYVGPLAGYMVGWGYWTYWIVVGIAEVTAVGIYMGIWFPEVPQWIWALSSIVLMGLINLIAVKVFGEFEFWFALIKVVAIIAMIALGGSVILFGFTNDWQPIGLSNLWQHGGFFPNGFEGMLLSLQMVLFAYVGIEMIGLSAGEAENPKKTIPMAIDSLAWRILIFYMGAILVILAIFPWNEVGQQGSPFVVMFERIGLREAAGLINFVVITAALSSCNAGIFSGGRLLYSLSTNGYAPASFAKLSKYGVPHRAVMATVGVCMSGVVLNYFVPDKAFQYIMAAVTFVGLMVWIAILFTQMKFRRSLTKAQVAELGYRAPWWPYSSWFALAFICLVVVLMGFHEDARIALILGPCLLGVYLAMFYIVGLHRKTKTQAVFKS; this is translated from the coding sequence ATGGCTTTAGGATCAACGATTGGTGTTGGTTTATTTCTAGGATCCGCTAGCGCTATTCAAATCGCCGGCCCATCGATTCTGTTGGGATATTTACTCGCAGGAATCGTTGCTTTTATTGTCTTGCGCACCCTAGGTGAAATGGCTGTACATGAGCCTGTAGCAGGTTCTTTTGCTGCTTATGCCAATACCTATGTTGGACCGCTGGCAGGTTATATGGTCGGATGGGGCTATTGGACCTATTGGATAGTCGTAGGTATTGCCGAAGTAACGGCTGTGGGCATTTACATGGGAATTTGGTTCCCTGAAGTTCCGCAGTGGATTTGGGCGCTGTCCTCAATTGTATTGATGGGCTTGATTAATCTCATCGCTGTAAAAGTATTTGGCGAATTTGAATTTTGGTTTGCGCTGATTAAAGTCGTCGCAATTATTGCCATGATCGCATTAGGCGGCTCGGTTATCTTATTTGGCTTTACAAATGATTGGCAGCCTATTGGCTTAAGCAATCTTTGGCAGCATGGTGGATTCTTTCCAAATGGCTTTGAGGGGATGTTGCTCTCATTGCAAATGGTTTTATTCGCCTATGTTGGTATTGAGATGATTGGTCTTTCTGCTGGAGAAGCGGAGAACCCGAAGAAAACGATTCCGATGGCAATTGATTCATTAGCCTGGCGAATTTTGATTTTCTACATGGGCGCGATTCTGGTGATCTTGGCCATCTTCCCATGGAATGAAGTGGGTCAGCAGGGCAGTCCTTTCGTAGTGATGTTTGAACGGATTGGTTTGCGTGAAGCGGCGGGGCTGATTAACTTTGTGGTGATTACCGCAGCACTCTCATCTTGTAATGCAGGCATTTTTAGTGGTGGTCGATTGCTGTACTCCTTATCTACCAATGGCTATGCACCCGCATCTTTTGCAAAGCTATCTAAATATGGGGTTCCGCATCGTGCAGTAATGGCTACGGTTGGTGTCTGTATGTCTGGGGTTGTTTTGAACTACTTCGTGCCGGATAAAGCCTTTCAATACATCATGGCGGCCGTGACCTTTGTGGGTTTGATGGTTTGGATTGCCATCCTGTTTACCCAAATGAAATTCCGTCGTTCGTTAACAAAAGCACAAGTAGCTGAGCTTGGTTATCGCGCTCCTTGGTGGCCTTATTCCTCGTGGTTTGCTTTGGCATTTATTTGCTTAGTTGTGGTGCTAATGGGCTTTCATGAGGATGCGCGGATTGCGTTGATATTGGGTCCGTGCTTACTGGGGGTGTATCTCGCGATGTTCTACATCGTGGGCTTGCATCGCAAAACAAAAACGCAAGCTGTATTTAAATCATAG
- a CDS encoding ThiF family adenylyltransferase, translated as MAENKAEIKAQDSIEDRRFGGVSRLYGSDLRVKFLNATVVVAGLGGVGSWAAESLARTGIGHLVLVDLDHIAESNTNRQLHAVEGQYGKAKVQAMAERILQINPEIHLTVCDEFLEPDNLDRIIPADAYVLDATDSVQTKIALSVWARTHNRALVMCGAAGGKTQPTAVRCDDLSRTEQDALLAKVRQGLRQDHGFSRNLKHKIGIRAIYSHEPRAGASTGGLACSGYGSTVMVTAACGLAAAAEILNLISQGQ; from the coding sequence ATGGCAGAAAACAAGGCAGAAATAAAGGCGCAAGACAGCATTGAAGATCGCCGTTTTGGGGGGGTTTCTAGACTCTATGGGTCCGACCTGCGCGTGAAGTTTCTGAATGCCACTGTCGTAGTCGCTGGATTAGGTGGTGTTGGTTCATGGGCGGCTGAGTCACTAGCCCGTACCGGTATTGGCCACCTTGTTCTAGTAGATCTTGACCACATTGCGGAGAGCAATACCAATCGTCAACTCCATGCTGTTGAGGGTCAGTATGGAAAAGCAAAAGTCCAAGCGATGGCTGAGCGCATTTTGCAGATCAACCCCGAGATTCATTTGACAGTTTGCGATGAATTTTTAGAGCCAGATAATTTAGATCGCATCATTCCTGCTGATGCTTATGTATTGGATGCTACCGATTCAGTTCAAACAAAGATTGCGTTATCAGTATGGGCTAGAACGCATAACCGTGCTTTAGTGATGTGTGGCGCCGCTGGAGGAAAGACCCAGCCCACAGCAGTGCGATGTGATGATCTCTCGCGAACCGAGCAAGATGCCTTATTAGCAAAAGTTCGGCAGGGGCTGAGACAAGATCATGGTTTCTCAAGAAACCTCAAACATAAGATTGGCATTAGGGCAATCTACTCTCATGAGCCCCGTGCGGGTGCTTCCACTGGCGGCCTGGCTTGCTCGGGTTATGGCTCAACTGTTATGGTGACTGCAGCTTGTGGTTTGGCGGCTGCTGCCGAGATTCTCAATCTAATTAGTCAAGGGCAATAG
- the pdxH gene encoding pyridoxamine 5'-phosphate oxidase yields the protein MNSIAQLRKNYTLGQLSETEVPHQPLPLFQLWFDQAIKAECPEPNSMTLATADQAGNPSARIVLLKGADENGFTFFTNYESQKGKELAIRPRAALLFHWHELERQVRIKGIVERVDATESDQYFHSRPPASRIGAWASPQSAAIPNREFLEAAEQKFKAEFGENPPRPEHWGGYRLRPTEIEFWQGRPSRLHDRIHYQLKGKDWEISRLAP from the coding sequence ATGAACTCCATTGCCCAACTTCGCAAAAACTATACCCTTGGTCAGCTTTCGGAAACCGAAGTTCCTCATCAACCACTGCCCCTCTTTCAGCTATGGTTTGATCAAGCAATCAAGGCGGAGTGCCCTGAGCCCAACTCAATGACACTGGCCACCGCTGATCAAGCTGGAAACCCATCAGCCCGTATTGTCTTACTAAAAGGGGCTGACGAAAATGGCTTTACGTTTTTTACCAACTATGAGAGTCAAAAAGGTAAGGAATTAGCTATTCGCCCACGGGCAGCACTTCTATTTCACTGGCATGAACTTGAGCGTCAAGTCCGTATTAAAGGTATTGTTGAAAGAGTTGATGCGACTGAGAGCGATCAATACTTCCATTCACGCCCACCCGCATCTCGAATTGGTGCCTGGGCCTCCCCTCAAAGTGCCGCTATCCCCAATCGAGAATTTCTAGAGGCAGCGGAGCAGAAATTTAAGGCGGAGTTTGGAGAAAACCCACCGCGTCCAGAACATTGGGGTGGATATCGCCTGCGTCCTACGGAAATTGAGTTCTGGCAAGGTCGCCCTTCTCGTCTCCACGATCGCATCCACTACCAACTTAAAGGCAAGGACTGGGAAATCAGCAGACTTGCTCCCTAA
- the msrA gene encoding peptide-methionine (S)-S-oxide reductase MsrA yields MNEIFDKNPSKLERATLGGGCFWCLEAVYQQIQGVKTVVSGYAGGAIPNPSYEAVCDGNTGHAEIVDIEFDAQVISYRDLLEIFFVIHDPTTLNYQGNDHGTQYRSVIFTHSDEQLKIAQEVVRELEASKIYRDPVVTQIEAAPIIYPAEDYHQNYFQQHPNQGYCAFVVAPKLEKFRTKFQSLIAPKYQ; encoded by the coding sequence ATGAATGAAATCTTCGATAAAAACCCATCCAAACTTGAGCGGGCAACCCTAGGTGGTGGTTGTTTTTGGTGTCTTGAGGCTGTTTACCAGCAGATTCAAGGGGTAAAAACAGTTGTATCTGGCTATGCTGGTGGTGCGATACCAAATCCTTCATATGAGGCAGTATGTGATGGCAATACTGGCCATGCGGAAATTGTTGATATCGAGTTTGATGCTCAAGTGATCAGTTATCGAGACCTCTTAGAAATTTTCTTTGTGATTCATGATCCAACGACCTTGAACTATCAAGGTAATGATCATGGTACGCAATACCGATCAGTGATTTTTACCCATAGTGATGAGCAACTCAAAATTGCGCAGGAGGTAGTGCGTGAATTAGAGGCTTCGAAGATTTATCGTGATCCAGTCGTCACACAGATTGAAGCTGCGCCAATCATTTATCCAGCGGAAGACTATCACCAGAATTATTTTCAGCAACACCCGAATCAAGGGTATTGCGCATTTGTGGTTGCGCCTAAGTTAGAAAAATTCAGAACTAAATTTCAATCTTTAATCGCCCCGAAATATCAGTAA
- a CDS encoding coniferyl aldehyde dehydrogenase produces MNRFTIQLDEIKAAYAAEPNPSIEVRLERIGRIEKMIKANEEKLCKALTADFGVRHSSETRLAEFQMVYQACKFVRKHLKDWMKPVQMETPSYLGSSEAWIESQSIGVVGIISPWNYPVQLALLPAISAFAAGNRVWLKPSERSSRTSGFLASLIQEYFHPTEFCVSTGGTEVAEQFAALPFAHLFFTGSETIGKKVMRAASESLTPVTLELGGKSPAIIDSSANIKDAAEAIIYGKLLNNSQTCIAPDYVLVETNQQEALIKELQIAAQVQFSNPEELTGPIDENQLQNWRHLLSDAIDRGAKPVSLLQNPGAGARRFEPVVLINTPAEARVLHEEIFGPILPIIAIQDTAAAISYINQRPNPLALYWFGKNKKQLEQVLQETRSGGVTVNDVFLHAAAETLPFGGIGASGMGSYHGKAGFDTFSHQKSILDVRGFLGTSLFKGTKPARPPYGKKTERLLRRLK; encoded by the coding sequence ATGAATCGCTTCACCATTCAGCTTGATGAAATCAAAGCAGCCTATGCGGCTGAACCCAATCCCAGCATCGAGGTCCGACTCGAGCGTATTGGGCGTATTGAGAAGATGATCAAAGCGAATGAAGAAAAGTTATGCAAAGCACTGACGGCGGATTTTGGTGTGCGTCATTCATCAGAAACTCGTCTCGCTGAATTTCAGATGGTGTATCAAGCCTGCAAATTTGTTCGCAAGCATCTAAAAGATTGGATGAAGCCAGTCCAGATGGAAACACCATCCTATTTAGGCTCTTCAGAAGCATGGATTGAAAGCCAATCGATTGGTGTGGTTGGCATCATCAGCCCATGGAACTACCCCGTGCAACTCGCACTTCTGCCAGCCATCTCCGCCTTTGCTGCTGGTAACCGTGTTTGGCTCAAACCTTCAGAGCGTAGTTCTCGCACATCAGGATTCTTGGCGAGCCTGATTCAGGAATACTTTCATCCAACTGAATTTTGCGTGAGCACTGGTGGCACTGAGGTAGCAGAGCAATTTGCCGCCCTACCATTTGCACACCTTTTCTTTACCGGCTCAGAAACAATTGGCAAAAAAGTAATGCGAGCCGCCTCCGAAAGCCTCACACCCGTGACCTTAGAGCTCGGCGGCAAGTCTCCAGCGATTATTGACTCCTCCGCAAACATTAAGGATGCGGCTGAAGCAATTATTTACGGCAAGTTACTCAATAATAGCCAGACATGTATCGCTCCAGACTATGTTTTAGTGGAAACCAACCAACAAGAGGCATTAATTAAGGAGCTACAGATTGCCGCACAAGTGCAATTTAGCAATCCAGAAGAATTAACGGGCCCAATTGACGAAAACCAATTACAGAATTGGCGACATTTGTTGAGCGATGCGATTGATCGTGGCGCTAAACCTGTTTCGCTTCTTCAGAATCCTGGAGCTGGTGCACGTCGCTTTGAACCCGTTGTGCTCATCAACACTCCAGCTGAGGCACGTGTATTGCATGAAGAAATCTTTGGTCCGATCTTACCGATTATTGCTATCCAAGATACAGCTGCTGCAATCTCTTACATTAATCAGAGACCAAATCCGCTAGCCCTCTATTGGTTTGGTAAAAACAAAAAGCAGTTAGAACAAGTATTACAAGAGACCCGCTCTGGCGGAGTAACAGTAAACGATGTATTTCTGCACGCTGCTGCAGAAACTTTACCGTTTGGTGGCATTGGCGCCAGCGGCATGGGCAGTTATCACGGCAAGGCTGGATTTGATACCTTCAGCCACCAAAAATCCATCCTCGATGTTCGTGGCTTTTTGGGAACCAGTCTTTTCAAGGGAACCAAACCCGCGCGTCCACCCTACGGAAAAAAGACAGAGCGATTGCTACGGCGCCTAAAGTAA
- the leuE gene encoding leucine efflux protein LeuE codes for MEWSALTLLSPTNAGIADFSSYLLGTLLIILLPGPNSLYVLTISTQKGWRHGAWGAIGIFIGDSILMIAVALGAASMLMSSPVLFQIVRIAGALYLGWMGFGLLRSGQQRWALSSKTNAYEIQAGLMQLHPLIAALSLSLTNPKAIFFFIAFFSQFIRPDFAYPAYTFMYLAVVLQMMSMAYLTGLIFAGQYFSSYFQSRQRLAAGLWLLTGVLFISFAIRLVLV; via the coding sequence ATGGAATGGAGTGCATTAACCCTTTTATCACCAACAAATGCTGGAATAGCGGATTTCTCAAGCTATTTGCTCGGAACCCTGCTCATTATTTTGTTGCCAGGCCCTAACTCGCTTTACGTACTGACCATTTCTACACAAAAGGGATGGCGCCATGGTGCTTGGGGTGCTATCGGTATTTTTATCGGTGATTCCATTTTGATGATCGCTGTTGCCTTAGGGGCCGCATCGATGTTGATGTCATCCCCGGTACTTTTTCAGATAGTGCGAATCGCTGGTGCCTTGTATTTGGGATGGATGGGATTTGGTTTATTGCGTAGTGGGCAGCAACGCTGGGCCTTATCTTCTAAAACAAACGCCTATGAAATCCAAGCGGGCCTCATGCAGTTACATCCCTTGATTGCGGCCTTGTCACTATCATTAACCAACCCCAAGGCAATCTTTTTCTTCATTGCGTTCTTCTCGCAATTTATTCGTCCAGATTTTGCTTATCCTGCTTACACCTTTATGTATCTTGCAGTTGTTCTGCAGATGATGAGCATGGCTTACCTAACGGGCTTAATCTTTGCTGGCCAATATTTCTCAAGCTATTTCCAAAGTCGCCAGCGTTTAGCGGCAGGACTCTGGTTGCTTACCGGAGTTCTGTTTATCAGCTTTGCGATACGTCTAGTGTTGGTCTAG
- a CDS encoding DEAD/DEAH box helicase, translating to MTFSKENKQTGTEFQNFALAAPLLKNISELGFTQATPVQAQVIPAALAGGDLLVSSQTGSGKTGAFLLPIIHQLIEDNPKNSPVPGRAQPKVLVLCPTRELAQQVAADAVNFVRGMKGIRIATIMGGMPYGKQIQALKGALLVVATPGRLLDLCDSKAIRLDDVQQLVIDEADRMLDMGFAEDLEAIDQRCAGRKQTLMFSATFAPKIMSLANELTTDAKRIELAHAGEKHANIEQKLHWADSMSHKHKLLEHILADASLDQAVVFASTQVESEKIADTLRSNGYEATALHGAMPQAVRMRRLESLRKGHTKILVATDVAARGIDVPRISHVINFGLPMKPEDYTHRIGRTGRAGRNGVAITLVEHRDRAKIRNIERFTQQDIVASVIAGLEPQAKPSFGGGNRSGGGRSGNRSGGGFGGNRSGGGGGSGGGRYGSGARSESRFGGNKEGGNRFGDSRPSRSADSRPARSADSRPSRPAGPRFAKPKSGSQRRNFSGS from the coding sequence ATGACTTTTTCTAAAGAAAACAAACAGACTGGAACTGAATTCCAGAATTTCGCCTTAGCAGCACCGCTACTCAAAAACATTTCTGAGTTGGGCTTTACTCAGGCAACTCCTGTTCAAGCGCAGGTTATTCCTGCGGCTTTAGCAGGTGGTGACTTATTGGTTAGCAGTCAAACGGGTAGCGGTAAAACCGGCGCCTTTTTGTTGCCAATCATTCATCAGTTGATTGAAGACAATCCTAAAAACTCACCTGTACCAGGTCGCGCGCAACCAAAGGTTCTCGTACTCTGCCCTACTCGTGAGCTGGCTCAACAGGTTGCTGCTGATGCAGTGAATTTCGTGCGTGGCATGAAAGGCATTCGTATTGCTACGATCATGGGTGGCATGCCTTATGGCAAACAAATCCAAGCTCTTAAAGGCGCCTTATTGGTGGTCGCTACTCCAGGACGCTTACTAGATCTATGCGATAGCAAAGCGATTCGCTTGGATGATGTACAACAGCTGGTGATTGACGAAGCAGATCGCATGTTAGACATGGGTTTTGCTGAAGATTTGGAAGCCATTGATCAACGCTGCGCTGGTCGCAAGCAAACTTTAATGTTCTCTGCAACCTTTGCACCAAAGATTATGTCTTTAGCAAATGAGTTGACCACAGATGCGAAGCGTATTGAACTAGCTCATGCCGGTGAAAAGCACGCCAACATTGAGCAGAAGTTGCACTGGGCTGACAGCATGTCACACAAACATAAGCTTCTTGAGCACATCTTGGCTGATGCCTCTTTAGATCAAGCAGTGGTGTTTGCAAGTACACAGGTAGAAAGTGAAAAGATTGCTGATACATTGCGCTCTAATGGCTATGAGGCAACAGCACTTCATGGCGCAATGCCCCAAGCAGTTCGCATGCGTCGCCTAGAGTCCTTGCGTAAAGGCCACACCAAGATTTTGGTCGCAACCGATGTTGCCGCTCGAGGTATTGATGTGCCACGCATTAGCCACGTGATTAACTTTGGCCTACCCATGAAACCGGAAGACTATACGCACCGTATTGGCCGTACGGGTCGCGCCGGCCGCAATGGGGTCGCCATTACCTTGGTTGAACATCGTGATCGCGCAAAGATTCGCAACATTGAACGCTTCACTCAGCAAGATATCGTTGCTTCCGTAATCGCAGGCCTTGAGCCACAAGCCAAACCGAGTTTTGGCGGTGGTAATCGCTCTGGCGGCGGCCGTTCCGGCAACAGATCCGGTGGCGGTTTTGGTGGGAATCGCTCTGGTGGTGGTGGCGGTAGCGGTGGTGGTCGTTATGGCTCTGGCGCACGCTCTGAATCTCGTTTTGGCGGCAATAAAGAGGGTGGAAATCGCTTTGGCGACTCTCGTCCTAGCCGCTCAGCTGATTCACGTCCTGCACGCTCCGCAGACTCTCGTCCAAGCCGTCCAGCAGGTCCTCGCTTTGCAAAACCAAAGTCGGGCAGCCAACGTCGCAACTTTAGCGGCAGCTAA
- a CDS encoding chorismate lyase has product MPHRNRLRSAWNRVDSGEIHRAPLQWQPWLSDTGSLTHKIEKAIGKKLTVKVLRDRPQSLHDDELLSFRKRIKHCRVREVLLCANETPLVIARSIIPTLSSSGSNHSILRLGTRPLGAVLFSKTRMHSKARPRRDIARIDKSAPLWKGFYKAGITLPSPLWARRTLYRLKGHPILVNEVFLPALLQYPAT; this is encoded by the coding sequence ATGCCCCACCGCAATCGTCTCCGTTCTGCATGGAATCGAGTCGATTCCGGTGAAATTCATCGGGCGCCCCTTCAGTGGCAACCATGGTTAAGCGACACTGGGTCACTTACGCACAAGATTGAGAAAGCGATTGGTAAAAAATTAACCGTTAAGGTTTTACGGGATCGCCCTCAATCTTTGCATGATGATGAACTCCTCTCATTTCGAAAGAGAATTAAACACTGCCGAGTACGAGAGGTACTACTCTGCGCTAATGAAACACCACTCGTCATCGCCCGCAGCATCATTCCCACATTGAGCTCAAGCGGCAGCAATCATTCGATCCTGCGCTTAGGCACAAGACCTTTAGGCGCAGTTCTATTTAGCAAAACTCGAATGCATTCCAAGGCTAGACCTCGGCGTGATATTGCTCGTATTGATAAAAGCGCACCACTGTGGAAAGGTTTTTATAAGGCAGGCATTACATTGCCTTCACCTCTTTGGGCGCGTCGTACCTTATACCGCTTAAAGGGTCACCCCATCCTAGTCAACGAAGTTTTTTTACCCGCCCTACTCCAATACCCAGCAACTTAA
- a CDS encoding uroporphyrinogen-III synthase: protein MSTKTIVITRPSGQARQQVELLHKAIEQSGIKSSSVNIISLPLLTIVPKDNEQLADHIASALKDADLAIFVSPNAIESVMRLLERNWQDFSKKIIPIGVMGGSSRLALTNHGIGLEDAPIPVFMPQESGQWDSEGLWQELQMLGWDWATKKIVIFKGDGGREWLADTLKKAGAIVEAISTYSRIPLDLDNPAWQSIRELDISTSLWILTSSEAVRYLGSVAKDQFSQTLSHATAICPHYNIADAAEAIGFGEVFATDPGDEAMIKAALAWLSI from the coding sequence ATGAGCACTAAAACCATCGTGATTACTAGACCGAGTGGTCAAGCGCGACAGCAAGTGGAATTGCTGCATAAAGCGATTGAACAAAGCGGTATCAAATCATCATCGGTCAATATTATTTCTTTGCCTTTATTGACGATTGTTCCAAAAGATAATGAGCAATTGGCGGACCATATTGCTAGCGCTTTAAAGGATGCGGATTTGGCCATCTTTGTTAGTCCAAATGCGATTGAAAGTGTGATGCGCTTGCTTGAGCGTAACTGGCAAGATTTTTCTAAGAAGATCATCCCCATTGGTGTGATGGGTGGCAGTAGTCGTTTGGCATTAACCAATCATGGGATCGGTCTAGAAGATGCTCCGATCCCGGTGTTCATGCCGCAAGAAAGCGGACAGTGGGACTCGGAAGGTTTGTGGCAAGAATTGCAAATGCTAGGTTGGGATTGGGCTACCAAGAAAATTGTGATCTTTAAAGGTGATGGTGGCCGTGAGTGGCTCGCCGACACCCTGAAAAAAGCCGGAGCAATAGTAGAAGCCATTTCTACCTATTCCCGCATTCCTTTAGATCTTGATAATCCTGCTTGGCAGTCTATTCGAGAGCTAGATATTTCAACATCGCTGTGGATATTGACCTCTTCAGAGGCGGTGCGATATCTAGGAAGTGTTGCAAAAGATCAGTTTTCACAAACTCTGAGCCATGCAACTGCGATATGTCCACATTACAACATTGCCGACGCAGCGGAAGCGATCGGTTTTGGTGAGGTCTTTGCGACTGATCCAGGTGATGAGGCTATGATCAAAGCTGCATTAGCTTGGCTCTCAATCTAA
- the hemC gene encoding hydroxymethylbilane synthase, translating into MSDSLNSSSPVAGQLAPERLVIASRESRLAMWQAQHVRDCLKKLYPACDVQILGMTTRGDQILDRALSKVGGKGLFVKELETALEDGRADLAVHSLKDVPMVMPEGFELACVMSREDARDAFVSNDYASLDDLPKGAIVGTSSLRRESVLRAKFPHLEIVPLRGNLDTRMGKLDRGEYQAIILAAAGLKRLGLENRIRNYLPYDPYTPAAGQGALGIETLSKHPNIKQWLAPLNDLPTLYAVSAERMVSRQLGGSCEVPLAAYAQWKDQQMDIRSFVASTDGKAFCLATGNAKVNSVAEAEALGMTVAQDLITQGAENLIPKIAK; encoded by the coding sequence ATGTCTGATTCCCTGAATTCTTCATCCCCAGTAGCTGGCCAGTTAGCCCCTGAGCGGCTAGTCATTGCCTCCCGTGAGAGCCGATTAGCCATGTGGCAGGCCCAGCACGTGCGTGATTGCCTAAAAAAGCTCTATCCAGCATGCGATGTTCAGATTTTGGGAATGACAACCCGTGGCGACCAAATTTTGGATCGAGCCCTTTCCAAAGTGGGGGGTAAAGGTCTTTTTGTAAAAGAATTAGAAACCGCGCTAGAAGATGGTCGAGCTGACCTCGCAGTGCACTCACTTAAAGATGTCCCTATGGTCATGCCTGAGGGGTTTGAGCTGGCATGTGTGATGTCAAGAGAGGATGCCAGAGATGCTTTTGTATCCAATGACTACGCTAGCTTAGATGATCTTCCAAAAGGTGCAATTGTGGGTACTTCAAGCTTGCGCCGCGAGTCTGTATTGCGAGCAAAATTTCCGCATTTAGAAATCGTTCCCTTGCGCGGTAACTTAGATACTCGGATGGGTAAGTTGGATCGCGGTGAGTATCAGGCCATTATTTTGGCGGCGGCTGGTTTAAAGCGATTGGGATTGGAGAATCGGATTCGCAATTACTTGCCATACGATCCTTACACTCCCGCAGCCGGCCAGGGCGCCTTAGGTATCGAAACATTAAGCAAGCATCCAAATATCAAACAATGGTTGGCACCATTAAATGATCTTCCAACTCTTTATGCAGTATCTGCTGAGCGTATGGTGTCTCGTCAGTTAGGCGGGTCCTGTGAAGTGCCTTTGGCAGCTTATGCGCAGTGGAAAGACCAACAGATGGATATTCGTTCTTTTGTAGCGAGCACCGATGGCAAGGCTTTTTGCTTGGCTACTGGCAATGCAAAAGTAAATTCGGTTGCAGAAGCCGAAGCTCTTGGTATGACAGTGGCTCAAGATCTGATTACGCAGGGCGCTGAAAATCTGATTCCTAAGATTGCAAAGTAA
- the argH gene encoding argininosuccinate lyase, translated as MSSSKNSLANKAQAWSARFAEPVDELVQRYTASIGFDQRFALVDIAGSLAHAQMLATQKIISAQDLADIERGMAQIKSEIETGEFNWQLALEDVHLNIEARLTELVGDAGKRLHTGRSRNDQVATDLRLWLRASVDEIAASLKALRTALLDLAEKHAETIMPGHTHLQVAQPITFGHHLMAYFEMFSRDASRLADLRARFNRLPLGAAALAGTTYPIDREQVAKTLGFDGICNNSLDAVSDRDFAIEFCAFASILMMHVSRLSEELILWLSPRFGFIDLPDRFCTGSSIMPQKKNPDVPELARGKTGRVYGDLISLLTLMKGQPLAYNKDNQEDKEPLFDAVDTVQDTLRIFADMVPHIEVKAEVMKAAAEEGFATATDLADYLVKKGLAFRDAHEAVAHAVKACVGRNCMLTDLSLSELRFACGLDSRPELIGDDVFKLLTVEGSVQSRQHAGGTAPAQVLAAIKRGRADL; from the coding sequence ATGAGCTCATCCAAAAATTCCTTAGCCAATAAAGCCCAAGCCTGGTCGGCCCGTTTTGCCGAACCGGTTGACGAACTCGTTCAGCGTTATACAGCCTCGATCGGCTTTGATCAACGTTTTGCGCTTGTCGATATTGCGGGATCCTTAGCTCACGCCCAGATGTTAGCCACTCAAAAAATCATCAGCGCCCAAGACCTCGCTGATATTGAGCGCGGCATGGCTCAAATTAAGAGCGAAATCGAAACTGGCGAATTTAACTGGCAACTTGCCCTCGAGGATGTCCACCTCAATATAGAAGCCCGTCTTACAGAATTAGTTGGTGATGCTGGCAAACGTTTGCACACTGGTCGTTCACGTAACGACCAAGTGGCTACCGATTTGCGCCTGTGGTTAAGAGCTAGCGTCGATGAGATTGCCGCTAGCCTGAAAGCACTGCGCACAGCATTATTAGATTTAGCCGAAAAGCATGCTGAAACAATCATGCCCGGGCATACCCATTTACAAGTTGCTCAACCAATCACTTTTGGCCATCACTTGATGGCTTACTTTGAAATGTTCAGCCGTGATGCAAGTCGTCTTGCTGATCTGCGTGCGCGCTTTAATCGCTTGCCTCTAGGCGCTGCTGCGCTGGCGGGGACCACCTACCCAATCGATCGCGAGCAAGTGGCCAAGACACTTGGCTTTGATGGCATCTGCAACAATTCTTTGGATGCTGTGTCTGACCGTGATTTTGCGATTGAATTCTGTGCCTTTGCATCTATTTTGATGATGCATGTTTCACGTCTTTCTGAAGAGCTGATCCTCTGGTTAAGTCCTCGCTTTGGCTTTATTGATTTACCAGATCGCTTCTGCACTGGCAGCTCAATCATGCCCCAAAAGAAGAATCCCGATGTTCCTGAATTGGCTCGCGGCAAGACTGGGCGTGTTTATGGTGATCTGATTTCTTTGTTGACACTTATGAAGGGTCAACCACTTGCATATAACAAAGATAACCAAGAAGACAAAGAACCTTTATTCGATGCTGTTGATACCGTGCAAGACACTTTGCGCATCTTCGCTGATATGGTGCCGCACATTGAGGTCAAAGCAGAAGTGATGAAGGCAGCTGCAGAAGAAGGTTTTGCTACAGCAACAGACTTAGCTGACTATCTGGTAAAAAAAGGTCTGGCTTTCCGAGATGCGCATGAGGCGGTAGCCCATGCAGTTAAAGCCTGCGTTGGCAGAAACTGCATGTTGACCGACTTAAGTCTGTCAGAGTTACGCTTTGCATGCGGCTTAGATAGTCGCCCTGAACTTATTGGTGATGACGTATTTAAATTACTCACGGTAGAAGGTTCTGTGCAATCCCGCCAGCATGCTGGTGGCACAGCCCCAGCCCAAGTACTCGCTGCTATCAAACGGGGTCGTGCAGACCTCTAA